A part of Propioniciclava coleopterorum genomic DNA contains:
- the hrcA gene encoding heat-inducible transcriptional repressor HrcA has translation MLDDRKLTILKAIVTDYVSSREPVGSQALVKRHNLRVSPATVRNDMAALEEEGYITQPHTSAGRIPTDKGYRLFVDRLSTIKPLSAAERRAITSFMAGAFDVEEVVRRAVQLLAQITRQVAIVQYPLISTATVRHVEVLRLGPDRGLVMVVSSSGAIGQRIVPLLDGGDEHLSALRGRLAEALLGTTHREAAERLRVLDLGLAPEHAPLGAVVLDAVADIVGEEADAKVAVAGVPNLTRFGDQYETTVKPMLEALEEQVVLLHLLGESAGNDVRVRIGRENPYEPLQAASIVASGYGDDEKFWGSLGIMGPTRMDYPAAIASVRAVARYVGRFLAEG, from the coding sequence ATGTTGGACGACCGGAAGCTGACGATCCTCAAGGCGATCGTCACCGACTACGTCTCGAGCCGCGAACCCGTCGGCTCACAGGCCCTCGTCAAGCGCCACAACCTCCGGGTCTCGCCCGCGACCGTGCGCAACGACATGGCCGCGCTGGAGGAGGAGGGCTACATCACCCAGCCCCACACCTCGGCCGGGCGCATCCCCACCGACAAGGGCTATCGGCTGTTCGTCGATCGGCTCTCCACGATCAAGCCGCTGAGCGCCGCCGAGCGCCGGGCGATCACGAGTTTCATGGCCGGGGCGTTCGACGTCGAGGAGGTCGTGCGGCGGGCGGTGCAACTGCTCGCGCAGATCACCCGGCAGGTCGCGATCGTGCAGTACCCGCTCATCTCGACCGCCACCGTGCGCCACGTCGAGGTGCTCCGGCTGGGCCCGGACCGCGGCCTCGTCATGGTGGTGTCCTCCAGCGGCGCCATCGGGCAGCGCATCGTGCCGCTGCTCGACGGCGGCGACGAACACCTCTCCGCGCTGCGCGGCCGGCTCGCCGAGGCGCTGCTGGGAACCACGCACCGCGAGGCCGCCGAGCGGCTGCGCGTCCTCGACCTGGGGCTGGCCCCCGAGCACGCGCCGCTGGGCGCCGTCGTCCTGGACGCGGTCGCGGACATCGTCGGCGAGGAGGCGGACGCCAAGGTCGCCGTCGCCGGCGTCCCGAACCTGACCCGGTTCGGCGACCAGTACGAAACCACCGTCAAGCCGATGCTGGAGGCGCTCGAGGAGCAGGTCGTCCTGCTCCACCTGCTGGGCGAGTCCGCCGGCAACGACGTCCGCGTCCGCATCGGACGCGAGAACCCCTACGAGCCCCTGCAGGCCGCCTCCATCGTCGCGTCCGGGTACGGGGACGACGAGAAGTTCTGGGGCTCGTTGGGCATCATGGGTCCGACCCGCATGGACTATCCGGCGGCCATCGCGTCCGTGCGCGCCGTCGCACGCTACGTGGGCCGCTTCCTGGCCGAGGGCTGA
- a CDS encoding MBL fold metallo-hydrolase translates to MTFALTPFSPVADRVYTAVAEPATVTVGLVVGDEAALLIDAGSSPAQGAEILAAARRVAGDVPVTHAVITHAHFDHLFGLAGLAGVETIGHRGLAATLAAKRPPAEQLAELGVADADVVAPTRSFSLATTLDLGGCYVEIVHFGRGHTDHDVVVLVPGRGVVFVGDLLESEGGPWAGEDAWPAEWPKTLDGMLGTLGSGSVVVPGHGAPMSREDAFQQRAELAWYGGKAEELYDANKPVVGAWTDGGEWPWPQGQSEAFLTTAMRRLAEAGRPKRRTLPLLT, encoded by the coding sequence GTGACCTTCGCGCTGACCCCGTTCTCCCCCGTCGCCGACCGCGTGTACACCGCGGTCGCCGAGCCCGCCACCGTCACGGTCGGCCTCGTCGTCGGCGACGAGGCCGCGCTGCTGATCGACGCGGGCAGTTCCCCCGCGCAGGGGGCCGAGATCCTGGCCGCGGCCCGGCGGGTCGCGGGCGACGTCCCGGTGACGCACGCCGTCATCACGCACGCCCACTTCGACCACCTCTTCGGCCTCGCGGGCCTGGCGGGGGTCGAGACGATCGGGCATCGCGGTCTGGCCGCCACGCTGGCGGCGAAGCGTCCGCCGGCCGAACAGCTGGCCGAACTCGGCGTCGCCGACGCCGACGTCGTCGCGCCCACCCGCAGCTTCAGCCTCGCCACCACCCTCGATCTGGGCGGCTGTTACGTCGAGATCGTGCACTTCGGTCGCGGCCACACCGACCACGACGTGGTCGTGCTCGTCCCGGGACGCGGCGTCGTCTTCGTCGGCGACCTGCTCGAGAGCGAGGGCGGCCCGTGGGCCGGCGAGGACGCCTGGCCGGCGGAGTGGCCCAAGACTCTGGACGGCATGCTGGGCACGCTCGGTTCGGGCTCGGTCGTCGTGCCGGGTCACGGCGCGCCGATGAGCCGCGAGGACGCCTTCCAGCAGCGCGCCGAGCTGGCCTGGTACGGCGGCAAGGCCGAGGAACTCTACGACGCGAACAAGCCGGTGGTCGGCGCCTGGACCGACGGCGGCGAGTGGCCGTGGCCGCAGGGCCAGAGCGAGGCCTTCCTGACCACGGCGATGCGGCGGCTCGCCGAAGCGGGACGCCCCAAGCGCCGCACCCTGCCTCTGCTCACCTGA
- a CDS encoding inositol monophosphatase family protein, whose translation MRTDQVSDLILDVTARVITPRFRALDPDEVIQKKPGDLVTVADREAEAELTAAFLAATPGALIVGEEATFADASALGRLGDAEHAWVIDPVDGTRNFAAGKEDFGVMVAEVRRGETTRAWIWQPRHDALFVVEKGEGARVNGEPLPALAPRATPWTAAVWPRLRREDDDRLRLRSTRGACAVDYPALARGDIDALAYRSINPWDHLPGALLVTELGGVARVDGEPYRPGSTGRVLVVAASEDAERAVRAVALG comes from the coding sequence ATGCGCACCGACCAGGTCAGCGACCTCATCCTCGACGTCACCGCCCGGGTGATCACGCCCCGGTTCCGCGCGCTGGACCCCGACGAGGTGATCCAGAAGAAGCCCGGCGACCTGGTGACCGTGGCCGACCGGGAGGCCGAGGCGGAACTCACGGCCGCGTTCCTCGCGGCGACGCCCGGCGCCCTGATCGTGGGGGAGGAGGCCACCTTCGCCGACGCGAGCGCGCTGGGCCGGCTCGGGGATGCCGAGCACGCCTGGGTGATCGACCCCGTCGACGGCACCCGCAACTTCGCCGCCGGCAAGGAGGACTTCGGCGTCATGGTCGCCGAGGTCCGCCGCGGCGAGACGACGCGCGCCTGGATCTGGCAGCCGCGCCACGACGCGCTCTTCGTGGTCGAGAAGGGCGAGGGAGCCCGGGTCAACGGCGAGCCCCTGCCCGCGCTCGCCCCGCGGGCGACCCCGTGGACGGCCGCCGTGTGGCCCCGGCTCCGCCGCGAGGACGACGACCGGCTGCGGCTCCGCTCCACCCGCGGCGCGTGCGCCGTCGACTATCCGGCGCTGGCCCGCGGCGACATCGACGCGCTGGCCTACCGCTCGATCAACCCCTGGGACCACCTGCCGGGCGCCCTGCTGGTCACCGAACTCGGCGGGGTCGCCCGCGTCGACGGCGAGCCCTACCGCCCCGGCTCGACCGGACGCGTGCTGGTGGTCGCGGCCTCGGAGGACGCCGAGCGCGCCGTCCGCGCCGTCGCCCTGGGCTGA
- a CDS encoding DUF3097 domain-containing protein — protein sequence MNRYSSDVLAQGWQRANRPAATPTDVSRDLVLEEPTSGFVGAVVGWENGVVVLEDRRGKRRSFPFGPNFWLDGKPIDLRAPRKGATARDKAQAYNRSHTASGSRVGPAEKAKVALPSRIYVEGRHDAELVEKVWGADLRHVGVVVEYLGGIDDLPAIVADFAPTRGRRLGVLVDHLVPGTKESRIVERVSGDFVLVTGHEFIDIWEAVKPERLGLKAWPRIPKGTDWKSGICAALGWPHATQADIAMAWKKILGTVRGWQDLDPNLLTEVERLIDFVTDDHIDRDS from the coding sequence GTGAACCGCTACTCCTCCGACGTCCTCGCCCAGGGCTGGCAGCGCGCGAACCGGCCCGCCGCCACGCCGACCGACGTGTCCCGCGACCTGGTGCTGGAGGAGCCCACGTCGGGATTCGTCGGGGCCGTGGTCGGCTGGGAGAACGGCGTCGTCGTCCTGGAGGACCGCCGCGGCAAGCGCCGCAGCTTCCCGTTCGGACCCAACTTCTGGCTCGACGGCAAGCCGATCGACCTGCGCGCGCCCCGCAAGGGCGCCACAGCGCGGGACAAAGCCCAGGCGTACAACCGCAGCCACACCGCGTCCGGGTCGCGGGTCGGGCCCGCCGAGAAGGCCAAGGTCGCCCTGCCCAGCCGGATCTACGTCGAGGGCCGCCACGACGCCGAACTCGTCGAGAAGGTGTGGGGCGCCGACCTGCGCCACGTCGGCGTGGTCGTGGAGTACCTGGGCGGCATCGACGACCTGCCCGCGATCGTCGCCGACTTCGCGCCCACCCGCGGGCGGCGCCTCGGCGTCCTGGTGGACCACCTGGTGCCCGGCACCAAGGAGTCCCGCATCGTCGAGCGGGTCAGCGGCGACTTCGTGCTCGTGACCGGGCACGAGTTCATCGACATCTGGGAGGCCGTCAAGCCCGAGCGCCTCGGGCTGAAGGCGTGGCCGCGCATCCCCAAGGGCACCGACTGGAAGTCCGGCATCTGCGCGGCGCTGGGCTGGCCGCACGCCACCCAGGCCGACATCGCGATGGCCTGGAAGAAGATCCTGGGGACGGTCCGCGGCTGGCAGGACCTCGACCCGAACCTGCTGACCGAGGTCGAGCGGCTGATCGACTTCGTCACCGACGACCACATCGATCGGGACTCCTGA
- a CDS encoding MFS transporter, with amino-acid sequence MHSRLDHRHTIASAYVGYVTQAIINNLGPLFFVLWHDRFGISFAAIGLVVSLNFGLQLLVDLVAPRIIDAVGYRVSMCVAHVTAAVGLVAMGTLPFALPDPLVGILAATVICAVGGGLLEVLVSPVVEACPTENKAFHMSLAHSFYCWGHVAVVLLTTAAFALAGPDAWPLFCFAWAAVPLANAVLICFVPFYALVEDGRGMTYAQLFKVRAFWVFVAIMVAAGASEQAMSQWASAYAQAGLGLDKVTGDLLGPLSFAVAMGIARVVFGHRATVANVGRIMRACLVLCLAAYLLAALSPFAWLGLVGVALCGFSVGILWPGTFTLGSATFPRGGTALFALLAVGGDAGCAIGPAAVGAIADASGSLPTGLLAGAVFPAVMILLVWRLASRRPDVRPPAGLAEGVAASP; translated from the coding sequence GTGCACTCCCGCCTCGATCACCGCCACACCATCGCGTCCGCCTACGTCGGGTACGTGACCCAGGCGATCATCAACAACCTCGGGCCGCTGTTCTTCGTGCTGTGGCACGACCGGTTCGGCATCTCCTTCGCCGCGATCGGGCTGGTGGTCAGCCTCAACTTCGGCCTGCAGCTGCTCGTGGACCTCGTCGCGCCGCGGATCATCGACGCGGTGGGCTACCGGGTGTCCATGTGCGTGGCGCACGTGACGGCGGCGGTCGGCCTGGTGGCGATGGGCACGCTGCCGTTCGCGCTGCCCGACCCGCTGGTCGGCATCCTGGCGGCGACGGTGATCTGCGCCGTCGGCGGCGGGCTGCTGGAGGTGCTGGTCAGCCCGGTGGTGGAGGCCTGCCCGACCGAGAACAAGGCGTTCCACATGAGCCTGGCGCACTCGTTCTACTGCTGGGGCCACGTCGCGGTCGTCCTGCTGACGACGGCCGCCTTCGCGCTGGCCGGGCCGGACGCCTGGCCGCTGTTCTGCTTCGCGTGGGCCGCGGTGCCGCTGGCCAACGCGGTCCTGATCTGCTTCGTCCCGTTCTACGCGCTCGTCGAGGACGGCCGGGGCATGACGTACGCGCAGTTGTTCAAGGTCCGCGCGTTCTGGGTCTTCGTCGCCATCATGGTCGCCGCGGGCGCCTCGGAGCAGGCGATGAGCCAGTGGGCGTCGGCCTACGCGCAGGCCGGGCTGGGCCTGGACAAGGTGACCGGCGACCTGCTCGGGCCGCTCAGCTTCGCCGTCGCGATGGGGATCGCCCGGGTGGTGTTCGGGCACCGCGCCACGGTCGCCAACGTCGGGCGGATCATGCGCGCCTGCCTGGTGCTGTGCCTGGCGGCCTACCTGCTCGCCGCCCTGAGCCCGTTCGCGTGGCTGGGGCTGGTCGGGGTGGCGCTGTGCGGGTTCAGCGTCGGCATCCTGTGGCCCGGCACGTTCACGCTCGGGTCGGCCACCTTCCCGCGCGGCGGCACGGCCCTGTTCGCGCTGCTCGCGGTCGGCGGGGACGCCGGCTGCGCCATCGGACCGGCGGCCGTCGGGGCGATCGCGGACGCCTCGGGCTCGCTGCCGACGGGGCTGCTCGCGGGGGCCGTCTTCCCGGCGGTGATGATCCTCCTCGTGTGGCGCCTGGCGTCGCGGCGCCCGGATGTCCGCCCGCCGGCCGGCCTGGCGGAGGGCGTCGCGGCGTCGCCGTAG
- a CDS encoding AAA family ATPase — protein sequence MVRIQVSGMSGTGKSTLLAALSARGVATVETDVDGWEVAPGVWDEPRMTRLLADSDEVVVAGQAQNQGRFADRFDHIVHLHAPLPVLLARVAARTTNPYGGTPAQRAEIAEHVETVEPLLRAAATVLLDATRPRGEIVAEVWALLRPDRTG from the coding sequence ATGGTCCGCATCCAGGTCAGCGGCATGTCGGGAACCGGGAAGTCCACGCTGCTGGCCGCGCTGTCCGCCCGGGGCGTCGCGACGGTGGAGACCGACGTGGACGGCTGGGAGGTCGCGCCGGGGGTGTGGGACGAACCACGGATGACGCGGCTGCTCGCCGACAGCGACGAGGTCGTCGTGGCGGGCCAGGCGCAGAACCAGGGCCGCTTCGCCGACCGCTTCGACCACATCGTCCACCTGCACGCGCCGCTGCCGGTGCTGCTGGCGCGCGTCGCCGCCCGGACGACCAACCCCTACGGCGGCACCCCGGCCCAGCGCGCCGAGATCGCCGAGCACGTCGAGACCGTCGAGCCGCTGCTGCGGGCCGCGGCCACGGTGCTGCTCGACGCCACCCGCCCGCGCGGCGAGATCGTGGCCGAGGTCTGGGCGCTGCTGCGCCCCGACCGGACCGGGTGA
- a CDS encoding radical SAM protein, whose translation MSPSALPEGEPAPTDGALPAEALAGQERRRLSAYVHVPFCATRCGYCDFNTYTAAELGAAPGASQRGYLDAVRAEIDLAAGVLGEPRPFSTVFFGGGTPTLLPATELAGLLTALKGRFGLAPDAEVTTEANPDSVTPAYLERLVEAGFTRISFGMQSAVPHVLATLERTHTPVAPWTPSRGLARPVSPRSAWT comes from the coding sequence ATGAGCCCCTCCGCGCTGCCCGAGGGCGAGCCGGCCCCCACCGACGGGGCGCTGCCGGCCGAGGCGCTGGCCGGCCAGGAACGCCGCCGGCTCTCGGCGTACGTGCACGTGCCGTTCTGCGCCACCCGCTGCGGCTACTGCGACTTCAACACCTACACCGCCGCGGAGCTGGGGGCCGCGCCCGGGGCGTCCCAGCGCGGCTACCTGGACGCGGTGCGCGCCGAGATCGACCTCGCCGCGGGCGTCCTGGGCGAGCCGCGGCCGTTCAGCACCGTCTTCTTCGGCGGCGGGACGCCGACGCTGCTGCCCGCCACCGAACTCGCCGGGCTGCTGACCGCGCTCAAGGGCAGGTTCGGGCTCGCCCCGGACGCCGAGGTGACCACCGAGGCCAACCCCGACTCGGTGACGCCGGCCTACCTCGAGCGCCTCGTCGAGGCCGGCTTCACCCGGATCTCGTTCGGGATGCAGAGCGCCGTGCCGCACGTCCTGGCCACGCTCGAGCGCACCCACACCCCGGTCGCGCCCTGGACGCCGTCGCGTGGGCTCGCGCGGCCGGTTTCTCCTCGGTCAGCCTGGACCTGA
- a CDS encoding S-methyl-5'-thioadenosine phosphorylase — MRADLRAEIGIIGGSGFYSFFADPVRVEVDTPFGPPSAPVTLGEVAGRRVAFLPRHGERHQHAPHLVNYRANLWALKALGVATVLAPCAVGSLQPTLPPGTFVVPDQVVDRTHRPGHTVWETEGGVVHVPFADPYCARTRAAFLAAADEATPLTDGGTLVVINGPRFSSRAESQWHAANGWSVVGMTGMPEASVARELAMCFATVACVTDNDAGLEGEAGVTAADVKAVFAGNIERLKGLLARTVSGAPSGECACHHALDGLPLPFPPPAVGDGVRELT; from the coding sequence ATGCGCGCCGACCTGCGCGCCGAGATCGGGATCATCGGAGGCTCCGGCTTCTACTCGTTCTTCGCCGACCCCGTCCGCGTCGAGGTCGACACCCCGTTCGGGCCGCCGTCGGCGCCCGTGACGCTCGGCGAGGTCGCCGGGCGCCGCGTCGCGTTCCTGCCGCGCCACGGCGAGCGGCACCAGCACGCGCCGCACCTGGTCAACTACCGGGCCAACCTGTGGGCGCTCAAGGCGCTCGGGGTCGCCACGGTGCTCGCGCCGTGCGCCGTCGGGTCGCTGCAGCCGACACTGCCGCCCGGCACGTTCGTGGTCCCGGACCAGGTCGTCGATCGCACCCACCGCCCGGGCCACACCGTCTGGGAGACCGAGGGCGGGGTGGTGCACGTGCCCTTCGCCGACCCGTACTGCGCCCGCACCCGCGCAGCGTTCCTGGCCGCCGCCGACGAGGCGACGCCGCTGACCGACGGCGGCACCCTGGTGGTGATCAACGGGCCGCGGTTCTCCAGCCGCGCCGAGTCGCAGTGGCACGCCGCCAACGGCTGGTCGGTCGTCGGCATGACCGGGATGCCCGAGGCGTCCGTGGCCCGCGAGTTGGCGATGTGCTTCGCGACGGTCGCCTGCGTCACCGACAACGACGCCGGCCTGGAGGGCGAGGCGGGCGTGACCGCCGCCGACGTCAAGGCCGTCTTCGCCGGCAACATCGAGCGGCTCAAGGGCCTGCTGGCGCGCACCGTGAGCGGGGCGCCGTCCGGCGAGTGCGCGTGCCATCACGCCTTGGACGGCCTCCCGCTGCCGTTCCCGCCGCCCGCGGTCGGCGACGGCGTCCGGGAGCTGACGTGA